The Marinobacter qingdaonensis genome includes a region encoding these proteins:
- a CDS encoding N-acetyltransferase gives MNLTIRTETPQDAEHIHTVTEQAFQNAPHTDHTEQFIVQALRKSDALTVSLVAESDGKIIGHVAISPVRISDGAAHWFGLGPMSVLPAYQGQGVGSQLMKRALADLDAKGASGCVLLGDPHYYGRFGFKVVEGLVFPGVPAEYFQAVSFGVAFPQGEVTYHDAFSA, from the coding sequence ATGAATCTCACAATCCGCACGGAAACACCGCAGGATGCGGAACACATCCACACCGTCACCGAACAGGCGTTCCAAAACGCCCCCCATACCGATCACACCGAGCAGTTCATCGTTCAGGCGCTTCGGAAGTCTGACGCACTGACTGTCTCCCTGGTGGCCGAATCCGATGGGAAGATCATCGGCCATGTGGCGATCTCGCCGGTGCGCATTTCCGACGGTGCGGCCCACTGGTTCGGGCTGGGGCCGATGTCCGTGCTGCCGGCGTACCAGGGCCAGGGCGTGGGCTCTCAACTGATGAAACGAGCGCTTGCCGATCTTGATGCCAAGGGGGCCTCGGGCTGTGTCCTGCTGGGCGATCCCCATTACTACGGGCGCTTTGGCTTCAAGGTCGTCGAGGGGCTGGTTTTCCCTGGGGTGCCCGCCGAATACTTCCAGGCCGTGTCCTTCGGCGTGGCGTTTCCCCAGGGCGAGGTGACCTACCATGACGCCTTTTCAGCCTAG
- a CDS encoding LysR family transcriptional regulator, translated as MQKRTTEKPKSSSGSAASFRGHLAWNDFEVVLAIASSGSLSGASRTLGVSHATVFRRLGDIEQRLGVALFERSRSGYRPTLAGEELADTAKIMDEAALAAERKVAGRDLAPSGEIWATTTDSLMMGLLAPLFTEFQHTYPGIVVDVAISNQLFNLTRREADVAVRPSNRPPEHLIGRPLTKIGQAVYGHRSFGLSPGASIDALARHPWIGTGPRLQDSELDHWMDHHQLKSACGFRVDTLVGILSAIRAGMGLAVLPCYLADNDPEIVQLTDPIPELEYGLWFLMHPDLRGVVRIHALMDFLTEAIRAQEHRLAGRPVC; from the coding sequence TTGCAAAAACGAACAACCGAAAAGCCCAAGTCCTCCTCGGGTTCCGCCGCCAGTTTCCGGGGCCACCTCGCCTGGAATGACTTTGAAGTGGTGCTCGCCATCGCCTCCTCCGGATCCTTGTCCGGGGCGTCGCGCACGCTGGGCGTCAGCCATGCCACGGTTTTCCGGCGCCTGGGCGACATCGAGCAGCGCCTGGGGGTAGCCCTGTTCGAACGCAGCCGGTCCGGTTACCGGCCCACCCTGGCGGGCGAGGAGTTGGCGGACACCGCCAAGATCATGGACGAAGCGGCCCTGGCGGCGGAACGCAAGGTTGCCGGCCGGGACCTGGCGCCCAGCGGGGAGATCTGGGCCACCACCACGGACTCGCTGATGATGGGGCTGCTGGCGCCGTTGTTCACCGAGTTCCAGCACACCTACCCCGGCATCGTGGTCGACGTGGCCATCTCCAACCAATTGTTCAATCTCACCCGCCGGGAAGCGGATGTGGCGGTACGCCCCTCCAATCGCCCGCCCGAACACCTCATCGGCAGGCCGCTGACCAAGATTGGCCAGGCGGTGTACGGCCATCGGAGTTTCGGCCTGAGCCCGGGGGCGTCCATCGACGCCCTCGCCAGGCACCCCTGGATCGGCACCGGGCCGCGGCTGCAGGATTCGGAACTGGACCACTGGATGGACCACCACCAGCTGAAGTCCGCCTGTGGGTTCCGGGTGGACACCCTGGTTGGCATTCTCAGTGCCATTCGCGCCGGCATGGGCCTGGCGGTCCTGCCCTGCTACCTGGCCGATAACGACCCGGAGATTGTGCAGCTCACCGACCCGATTCCCGAGCTGGAATACGGCCTCTGGTTCCTGATGCACCCGGATTTGCGGGGTGTGGTGCGAATTCACGCGCTGATGGATTTTCTGACCGAGGCGATTCGGGCCCAGGAACATCGCCTGGCCGGGCGCCCCGTGTGTTAG
- a CDS encoding VOC family protein produces MSVQLNHTIVWCHDKHRSANFLTGLLGLDSPTPFGPFLVVELSNGVSLDYYETGREIASQHYAFLISEPEFDEIFGRIRDQGIAYWADPGKQKPNEINRHDGSRGLYFDDPDGHFLEIITRPYGSGG; encoded by the coding sequence GTGAGCGTGCAACTGAACCACACCATTGTCTGGTGCCACGACAAGCACAGGTCCGCCAACTTCCTCACAGGCCTGCTGGGACTCGACAGCCCCACCCCGTTCGGGCCCTTCCTTGTGGTCGAGCTAAGCAACGGGGTTTCCCTGGATTACTACGAAACCGGGCGCGAGATCGCATCCCAGCATTACGCGTTCCTGATCAGCGAGCCGGAATTCGATGAGATCTTCGGACGCATCCGCGACCAGGGCATCGCCTACTGGGCCGATCCGGGCAAGCAGAAGCCCAACGAGATTAACCGGCACGACGGCAGCCGCGGACTGTATTTTGACGACCCCGATGGGCATTTCCTGGAGATCATCACCCGCCCCTATGGCAGTGGTGGCTGA
- a CDS encoding DUF1428 domain-containing protein — translation MDYVEGFVAAVPTKNKDDYIRHASEAAQIFEEHGATRLVECWGDDVPTGKKTSFPQAVQCGEDETVVFSWALWPSREARDAGMTKIMNDPRMRDNPMPFDGSRLIYGGFQMILDE, via the coding sequence ATGGACTATGTAGAAGGATTTGTCGCCGCCGTACCCACCAAGAACAAGGACGACTATATTCGTCACGCCAGCGAAGCCGCCCAGATTTTCGAGGAGCACGGTGCCACCCGTCTGGTCGAGTGCTGGGGCGATGATGTCCCGACCGGCAAGAAGACCTCGTTTCCGCAGGCGGTGCAGTGCGGCGAAGATGAAACGGTGGTGTTCTCATGGGCCTTGTGGCCCTCGCGGGAGGCCCGGGATGCTGGCATGACCAAGATCATGAATGACCCGCGCATGCGGGATAACCCGATGCCCTTCGACGGCAGCCGCCTGATCTACGGCGGTTTTCAGATGATTCTGGACGAATAG
- a CDS encoding FMN-binding negative transcriptional regulator, with the protein MHVPSHFLESDQAQLQQYIRDYGFGLLILADAEGIEANHVPFHLVPSDGGTPGVLQCHLARSNPAWRRLETGARVLAVFQGPDAYVSPSWYATKAETGKVVPTWNYLAVHAEGQARVVQDPEWLQRHLNQLTNQHEAERTEPWSVADAPEDYIERMMQGLVGIEIRIDKLTGKLKASQNQPERNREGVKAGLEERDQSGDRAMAKLIG; encoded by the coding sequence ATGCACGTCCCCAGTCATTTCCTGGAAAGCGACCAGGCACAGTTGCAGCAATACATTCGCGACTATGGATTCGGCCTGCTGATCCTGGCCGATGCCGAAGGCATCGAAGCCAACCACGTGCCTTTCCATCTGGTGCCCTCGGACGGTGGCACCCCAGGGGTGCTCCAGTGCCACCTGGCCCGCAGCAACCCCGCGTGGCGCCGCCTGGAAACCGGTGCCAGGGTCCTCGCCGTCTTCCAGGGCCCGGACGCCTACGTATCGCCGTCCTGGTACGCCACCAAGGCCGAAACCGGGAAAGTCGTGCCCACCTGGAACTACCTGGCCGTCCACGCCGAGGGCCAGGCCCGGGTAGTCCAAGATCCGGAGTGGCTGCAACGCCACCTCAACCAGCTAACCAACCAGCACGAGGCGGAACGCACGGAGCCCTGGTCAGTGGCGGATGCACCTGAAGACTACATCGAGCGCATGATGCAGGGCCTGGTGGGTATCGAAATCCGCATCGACAAGCTCACCGGCAAACTCAAAGCCAGCCAGAACCAGCCGGAGCGCAACCGCGAAGGCGTCAAGGCCGGTCTTGAGGAGCGGGACCAGTCCGGGGATCGGGCCATGGCCAAGTTGATTGGCTGA
- a CDS encoding zinc-ribbon domain containing protein, whose product MDDKLTLLPPHMPGEPPPPGAVLADASKLAHINTYGDLPRWYRDYPFICLDCGAAQTWTAEQQKWYYEEAKGHLWAVAVRCRPCRQRRKQGDHQNDD is encoded by the coding sequence ATGGACGACAAGCTAACCCTGCTCCCCCCGCACATGCCCGGCGAACCACCACCGCCGGGCGCCGTGCTTGCGGATGCCAGCAAGCTCGCCCACATCAACACCTACGGCGATCTGCCCCGCTGGTACCGGGATTACCCGTTCATCTGCCTCGACTGCGGCGCGGCGCAGACCTGGACCGCGGAACAGCAGAAGTGGTACTACGAGGAAGCAAAGGGCCATCTCTGGGCGGTGGCGGTCCGTTGCCGGCCCTGCCGCCAGCGGCGCAAGCAGGGCGACCATCAAAACGACGACTGA
- a CDS encoding response regulator codes for MAGVDLGPKYEALKQQYVQSLPTRLQELRSSWNRLQHVSWDAKALTFMEQCAHKLSGSGATFQLPEISQGAQALEEQLQQLLKKADATPAERNQIEALLSGLERVADQAIDTAAPAQAPATSPMPARNRHRIAVIEDDEHLAGFLRDWLEQRGFTVDVFDTPAAYSARTESHSHQLILLDISFPEGALEGIAWLERLKLQMDANTPVIMMSARSDMVARMRALRAGADTYLTKPLDLGVLETRIDQLLSTSTRAKQRVLWVDDDAELLAYFKTLLAEHGYEVEGLSQPVRILERIEEFQPDAIVLDHEMPGVQGVDLARVLRQDARYMTMPVLFVSASGAVSDQLAQHRMAGSQIFKKPLDNQRFLAALQQHLMQAQLLSSRINLVSQRRAHQGLQNHDYFLTELGTLLAYLEAAPNKPSQFLVQVGIDREEFLRAQHGARALARLTANMAQHFADQLGASDSGCALGGGSFLFQINPPVAEAAEAFLEQFHQRLNSPRWSLGEPAVPVTLSMGVLPLTESMNEDKALLEVEQACAEAMQAGGCVVWHRAPERSDNGGLDHRIRELLVAQAFKLHYQPIVNMDSGDTVFEALVRLVDEDDAVYLPGQFLPQLAQGNHGTLLDLDRWVVEHALDGLSKLAGKAAASHSVAIKLASPMGEVAKLLSFLSTGMRNARIKGNRRIYLALSRATVIKDVASAKQVLKVVQDMECGVIIEHLDASPASLELVRELGSVDYVKLDAKYGASVEQTPELEKLLRQLTDVFGSSLPIVATRVEDAKALAWFWERGVRNFQGHFIQAPEVAMNFEF; via the coding sequence ATGGCAGGTGTCGATCTAGGCCCCAAATACGAAGCGCTCAAACAGCAGTACGTGCAGAGCCTGCCGACTCGCCTCCAGGAGCTACGATCCTCCTGGAACCGCTTGCAACATGTCAGCTGGGACGCCAAGGCGCTGACGTTCATGGAGCAGTGCGCCCACAAGCTTTCGGGCAGCGGCGCGACCTTCCAGTTGCCGGAAATCAGTCAGGGCGCCCAGGCGCTGGAAGAGCAGCTGCAGCAGCTGCTGAAAAAGGCCGATGCCACCCCGGCGGAACGAAACCAGATCGAAGCCTTGCTCAGTGGCCTGGAACGCGTGGCCGACCAGGCCATCGATACCGCTGCGCCCGCTCAGGCACCGGCAACGTCGCCAATGCCGGCGAGGAACCGTCACCGCATCGCCGTGATCGAGGACGACGAGCACCTGGCCGGGTTCCTGCGCGACTGGCTGGAACAGCGTGGCTTTACCGTAGATGTCTTCGACACGCCGGCGGCCTACAGCGCGCGCACGGAGAGCCACAGCCATCAGTTAATTCTGCTGGACATCAGCTTCCCGGAAGGGGCACTGGAGGGCATCGCCTGGCTGGAACGCCTGAAACTTCAGATGGACGCCAACACCCCGGTGATCATGATGTCCGCCCGAAGCGACATGGTGGCCCGCATGCGCGCGCTGCGTGCCGGCGCGGATACCTACCTGACCAAACCCCTGGACCTGGGCGTGCTGGAAACGCGCATCGATCAGTTGCTGAGCACCAGCACCCGTGCCAAGCAGCGTGTGCTCTGGGTGGATGACGACGCCGAGCTGCTGGCCTACTTCAAGACCCTGCTGGCCGAGCACGGCTACGAGGTGGAGGGGCTGTCCCAGCCGGTGCGGATTCTGGAGCGTATCGAGGAATTCCAGCCCGACGCCATCGTGCTCGACCACGAAATGCCCGGTGTGCAGGGCGTGGACCTGGCCCGGGTGCTGCGACAGGACGCCCGCTACATGACCATGCCGGTGCTGTTTGTATCGGCCTCCGGGGCGGTGTCCGATCAGCTGGCGCAGCACCGCATGGCGGGCAGCCAGATTTTCAAGAAACCGCTGGATAACCAGCGTTTCCTGGCCGCCCTCCAGCAACACCTGATGCAGGCGCAACTGCTTTCGAGCCGCATCAACCTGGTGAGCCAGCGCCGGGCACACCAGGGCCTGCAGAATCACGACTATTTCCTGACCGAACTGGGCACTCTGCTGGCCTATCTGGAGGCCGCGCCGAACAAGCCCTCGCAATTCCTGGTGCAGGTCGGCATCGATCGGGAGGAGTTCCTGCGCGCGCAGCACGGTGCCCGAGCCCTGGCCCGTCTGACCGCCAACATGGCGCAGCACTTCGCCGACCAGCTGGGCGCCAGCGATTCCGGCTGCGCCCTGGGCGGTGGCAGCTTCCTGTTTCAGATCAATCCGCCCGTGGCCGAGGCCGCCGAGGCCTTCCTCGAGCAATTCCACCAACGCTTGAACAGCCCGCGCTGGTCCCTGGGAGAGCCGGCGGTACCGGTGACCCTGAGCATGGGCGTTTTGCCGCTGACCGAATCCATGAACGAAGACAAGGCTCTGCTGGAAGTGGAACAGGCCTGTGCCGAGGCCATGCAGGCTGGCGGTTGTGTGGTCTGGCACCGGGCACCGGAGCGGTCGGACAACGGCGGACTGGATCACCGTATTCGCGAGCTGCTCGTGGCCCAGGCGTTCAAACTGCATTACCAGCCCATCGTGAACATGGATTCGGGCGACACCGTGTTCGAAGCCCTGGTCCGTCTGGTGGATGAAGACGACGCCGTGTACCTGCCCGGCCAGTTCCTGCCCCAGTTGGCCCAGGGCAACCACGGCACCCTGCTGGATCTGGATCGCTGGGTGGTGGAACACGCCCTGGACGGGCTCTCCAAGCTGGCGGGCAAGGCCGCCGCCAGTCACTCGGTTGCCATCAAACTCGCCTCGCCGATGGGGGAGGTGGCCAAACTCCTGTCGTTCCTGAGTACCGGCATGCGCAATGCCCGCATCAAGGGCAACCGGCGTATCTACCTGGCGCTCTCCAGAGCCACCGTGATCAAGGACGTCGCCAGTGCCAAGCAGGTGCTGAAGGTGGTGCAGGACATGGAATGCGGAGTGATCATCGAGCACCTGGACGCCAGCCCGGCGTCGCTGGAGCTGGTGCGGGAGCTGGGCTCGGTGGATTACGTGAAGCTCGATGCAAAATACGGCGCCAGTGTCGAGCAGACCCCGGAACTGGAGAAGCTGCTGCGGCAGTTAACCGACGTGTTTGGCTCCAGCCTGCCGATCGTGGCGACGCGGGTCGAGGACGCCAAGGCCCTGGCCTGGTTCTGGGAGCGCGGCGTCCGCAATTTCCAGGGCCATTTTATCCAGGCCCCGGAAGTGGCGATGAATTTCGAATTCTAA